Proteins from one Gasterosteus aculeatus chromosome 11, fGasAcu3.hap1.1, whole genome shotgun sequence genomic window:
- the colgalt1a gene encoding procollagen galactosyltransferase 1 isoform X1 codes for MPGLARLPAALLALLLSGCCAPARAYFAEERWSPESPLLAPRVFLALVCRNAEHSLPYFLGTVERLNYPKERMALWVATDHNQDNTTAILRDWLVKMQSLYHNVEWRPKEEPQHYRNEEGPKQWTDLRYEHVMKLRQVAMDSAREMWADYFMLADCDNLLTNPDVLWKLMQENKTIVAPMLESRAAYSNFWCGMTSQGYYKRTPAYIPIRKQFRKGCFAVPMVHSTFLIDLRKEASRQLAFHPPHPEYSWAFDDIIVFAFSARMADVQMFVCNKETYGYFPVPLRSHNTLQDEADSFLHSLLDVNVRNPPVMPSKYMRVPRKQPDKLGFDEVFMINLQRRTDRRERMMRALYHQGIECKVIAAVDGKATNISEIHAMGIHMLPGYNDPYHGRPLTKGELGCFLSHYNVWKEVAERRLHTSLVIEDDLRFEIFFKRRLMNLMREVEDEGLDWDLIYIGRKRMQVDHPEKAVPNIHSLVEADYSYWTLGYMISLQGAEKLLKAEPLKRVLPVDEFLPIMYNKHPVPAYMEQFETRDLKAFSAEPLLVYPTHYTGDQGYISDTETSTVWDNDKVRTDWDRARSGKTGEQAEISTEAQNSDVLQSALDSTARDEL; via the exons ATGCCCGGACTCGCCCGCCTCCCCGCCGCCCTGCTCGCCCTGCTGCTGTCCGGCTGCTGCGCTCCCGCTCGCGCGTACTTCGCGGAGGAGCGCTGGAGCCCCGAGTCCCCGCTGCTCGCGCCCCGCGTCTTCCTCGCACTCGTCTGCAGGAACGCCGAGCACTCGCTGCCCTACTTCCTCGGCACCGTCGAGCGCCTCAACTACCCCAAGGAGCGAATGGCTCTGTG GGTGGCGACGGATCATAACCAGGACAACACCACAGCCATTCTGCGGGACTGGCTTGTCAAGATGCAGAGCCTGTACCATAATGTGGAGTGGAGGCCAAAAGAGGAACCACA ACATTATCGGAACGAAGAGGGTCCGAAGCAATGGACCGACCTCCGTTATGAGCACGTTATGAAGCTGCGTCAAGTAGCAATGGATTCAGCTCGCGAGATGTGGGCGGACTACTTCATG TTGGCGGACTGCGATAACCTCCTCACCAACCCCGATGTGCTCTGGAAGCTCATGCAAGAGAACAAGACCATCGTCGCACCAATGCTTGAATCCCGTGCAGCCTATTCTAACTTCTGGTGTGGAATGACCTCTCAG GGTTACTATAAGCGCACTCCTGCCTACATACCCATAAGAAAGCAGTTCCGTAAGGGCTGTTTTGCAGTTCCCATGGTCCACTCCACTTTCCTGATAGACCTCAGGAAAGAGGCGTCCAGGCAGCTGGCCTTTCACCCGCCACACCCAGAATACAGCTGGGCCTTTGATGACATCATTGTGTTTGCGTTCTCCGCCCGGATGGCAG ATGTTCAAATGTTTGTATGTAACAAAGAGACCTATGGGTACTTCCCTGTGCCGCTGCGATCCCACAATACTTTGCAAGATGAAGCCGACAGCTTCTTGCACTCCTTGCTGGATGTTAATG TGCGAAATCCCCCAGTGATGCCTTCCAAATACATGCGTGTACCTAGAAAACAACCTGACAAACTGGGCTTTGATGAG GTGTTCATGATAAACCTGCAGAGGCGGACCGACCGCAGAGAACGTATGATGCGGGCTTTGTACCACCAGGGGATCGAGTGCAAGGTCATTGCAGCTGTAGATGGAAA AGCAACAAACATCAGTGAAATTCATGCAATGGGCATCCACATGCTCCCTGGATATAACGACCCATATCATGGTCGCCCACTGACAAAGGGAGAGCTGGGATGCTTCCTTTCCCACTATAACGTCTGGAaagag GTTGCGGAGCGACGCCTGCACACCTCCCTCGTGATCGAAGACGACCTGCGCTTTGAGATCTTCTTCAAGCGACGCTTGATGAACTTgatgagggaggtggaggatgaaGGACTGGACTGGGATCTCAT TTATATTGGTCGCAAGAGAATGCAAGTGGATCACCCGGAGAAAGCCGTGCCTAATATACACAGCCTTGTGGAGGCCGACTATTCGTATTGGACACTCGGCTATATGATCTCGTTACAAGGTGCGGAGAAGCTTCTGAAAGCAGAGCCACTTAAAAGGGTTTTGCCAGTGGACGAGTTTCTTCCCATCATGTACAATAAGCACCCTGT GCCCGCTTACATGGAGCAGTTTGAAACCAGGGACCTGAAGGCTTTTTCAGCCGAGCCTCTTCTTGTGTATCCAACTCACTACACGGGCGACCAGGGCTACATCAGCGACACTGAGACGTCCACGGTGTGGGACAACGACAAGGTCCGCACCGACTGGGACAGAGCGCGCTCAGGAAAGACCGGTGAGCAGGCCGAGATCAGCACCGAAGCCCAGAACTCGGATGTGCTGCAGTCGGCGttggacagtacagcacgggacgAGCTATGA
- the LOC120827181 gene encoding uncharacterized protein LOC120827181, with protein sequence MSVPLFRVEDTMASRRSFHLKLSSIMEAMARSALRHVCDLVDEEVSELRLGLTRLTASNSALVEKVKCLECELQTARSELSVSASPSIEGVFGKDWCMDLWKGGEERSPPPRPSEEFVLPEQMSASQIKEEMEHVEDAAGSCQHETLGTEEHEESPAEEPEPIAVCLQSTSSRSADQDEEQVLCAGGIEEPTTGLMSVADTERAFSIYTIPKEDDYDKDEAVPFVEESQQAAMLEAACRTRHVKQDTVPSNNFENGTARDSLEDFNMLNVETPPDPSKEKFQCKLCSITFFHKRTLTQHMKYHKSLSCKICAQQFSQKSKLKSHRCSDVISTQRFGKSCPLCGKIFQNASALRLHSVVHTGEKSHRCGICGKGFTQKGNLNCHLRLHTGEKPFRCVKCGKTFTQKVHLNYHLIYYGHGEIL encoded by the exons atgtCCGTACCACTTTTTCGCGTCGAAGACACCATGGCGAGCCGCCGCTCCTTCCACTTGAAACTGTCCTCCATCATGGAGGCGATGGCCAGGTCCGCCCTGAGGCACGTCTGCGACCTGGTGGACGAAGAAGTGTCCGAGCTCCGGCTGGGCTTAACGCGGCTGACGGCTTCCAATTCCGCCCTGGTAGAGAAAGTCAAATGTCTGGAGTGCGAGTTGCAGACTGCCAGGAGCGAACTGTCCG TGTCTGCGTCGCCCTCCATAGAAGGGGTCTTCGGGAAAGATTGGTGTATGGATCTgtggaaaggaggagaggaacgctCGCCCCCTCCGCGGCCCTCCGAGGAG tttgtgcTGCCCGAGCAGATGAGTGCGTCTCAGatcaaagaggagatggagcatGTGGAGGATGCCGCTGGGAGCTGCCAGCACGAAACACTTGGCACAGAAG AGCACGAAGAAAGCCCGGCTGAGGAACCAGAGCCGATTGCAGTCTGCTTGCAGTCTACTTCCAGCCGCTCAGCGGATCAGGACGAGGAACAGGTCTTGTGCGCAGGGGGTATTGAAGAACCGACAACTGGGCTGATGTCTGTCGCTGACACAGAGCGGGCCTTCAGCATTTACACCATTCCGAAGGAAGATGATTATGACAAGGATGAGGCTGTACCATTTGTTGAAGAAAGTCAACAAGCGGCAATGCTGGAGGCTGCATGTAGGACCAGGCACGTCAAACAGGACACGGTACCTTCTAACAACTTTGAAAACGGCACGGCTCGGGATTCCCTCGAGGACTTCAATATGCTTAATGTGGAAACCCCCCCGGACCCAAGCAAAGAAAAGTTCCAATGTAAATTATGCAGCATAACCTTCTTCCACAAGCGCACTCTAACCCAACACATGAAGTACCACAAGTCATTATCTTGCAAAATTTGCGCGCAACAATTCTCTCAAAAGTCCAAGTTAAAGTCTCACCGTTGCTCGGACGTGATTTCCACTCAGAGATTCGGCAAATCGTGTCCGCTGTGCGGGAAGATTTTTCAAAACGCATCGGCGCTGAGGCTTCACTCTGTTGTCCACACCGGGGAGAAATCGCATAGGTGCGGCATATGTGGGAAAGGGTTCACCCAGAAAGGCAATCTGAATTGTCACCTCCGTCTCCATACTGGAGAGAAACCATTTCGCTGTGTTAAATGTGGGAAGACATTCACGCAAAAGGTCCACCTCAACTACCATTTAATATATTACGGGCATGGCGAGATCCTGTAG
- the LOC120827183 gene encoding uncharacterized protein LOC120827183, giving the protein MSTVFSFQTQLVSIMDALSKTAVLEISKLVEIESKMLKIEITRGRNEVTSLTEKLQLMEKLLYMAQGGRTQDAAAVGDASEDSGLQPDRTRPSMKGLWRSSEGPWESTASSTDVSKWHRLQAEEHPIAELPNPLRETPELIVVKEEPLEVDNSECAQQRTSENRGEAFTETQNSSEGMQCRQPVTDRLQPLFTDSFVTMSSHSSLAGHGRKETQWNPQLAPAHTNQVAGKSPAPNVASQSLSALRNMKLHNLRNSAAKRFGCLQCGKSFRCFSQLEIHQRSHTGEKPFRCTLCGKRYSQKGHLYTHQRTHTGEKPYRCPICGKGFIQKCTLDMHQRTHTGEKPFVCSRCGKGFTKNCNLKKHLAVHLDPSFSMYGSESSVPTFSGTFVNGTTFRQQPGLAADMMCDTTNRSFRAQLAAVLDKLTKAALLEIGSLADECSSVLHSEISQHKSENEALKRRCYLLEVQLRAAREAQTYSAHVNNVGRRHPAEQQQLAPSIDGVFGKDWCMDLWREDKMPPQRKETAMSSMGVQAIDLMPSEPDLVFVKEEIYDDHPIGQQMRLPDTRKVVGIFDEDSMLHRSVDELQLHSGQLSSFPMTADSQAQQRAQPTIMDKLIDDATMSALVDDTHVPPAPGEYSNYANHIHPSAAKEFNGESKPAKPTKRFECLFCGKIFNYLSSLKVHIRRHSGEKPFSCSVCGKRFAQKTYLKLHQRVHSGEKPYSCPDCGKSFSQKSSLNIHLRTHTGEKPYSCVDCGKCYAYKYGLNHHQCFH; this is encoded by the exons ATGTCGACAGTCTTCTCCTTCCAGACACAGCTCGTCTCCATCATGGACGCGTTATCCAAAACAGCTGTACTGGAAATAAGCAAACTGGTCGAGATCGAGTCGAAGATGCTCAAAATCGAGATAACTCGCGGGCGGAACGAAGTCACCTCGCTCACGGAGAAGCTGCAGCTGATGGAGAAACTGCTTTACATGGCGCAGGGGGGCAGGACGCAGGACGCGGCGGCGGTGGGGGACGCCTCGGAGGACTCCGGGCTGCAGCCGGACAGGACCAGACCTTCCATGAAAGG TTTGTGGCGTTCCAGTGAAGGTCCGTGGGAAAGCACCGCTTCCTCCACCGATGTGAGCAAATGGCATCGTCTTCAAGCTGAAGAGCATCCCATAGCCGAG CTGCCAAACCCGCTGAGGGAGACGCCAGAACTCATCGTGGTAAAGGAAGAGCCGTTGGAGGTGGATAACAGTGAATGTGCACAACAACGGACAAGTGAAAACA GAGGGGAAGCATTCACAGAAACCCAGAATAGTTCAGAAGGGATGCAGTGTCGGCAACCTGTCACGGATCGCCTGCAGCCTCTGTTTACCGACAGCTTCGTGACCATGAGCAGCCACTCGTCCCTCGCTGGACATGGGAGGAAGGAAACGCAGTGGAATCCGCAGCTtgcacctgcacacacaaaccaagTGGCTGGGAAAAGCCCGGCTCCAAATGTTGCGTCCCAAAGCTTAAGTGCGCTCAGGAATATGAAACTTCACAACTTGAGGAACTCTGCTGCAAAGAGGTTTGGCTGCTTGCAGTGTGGTAAGAGCTTCAGATGCTTTAGCCAGCTTGAAATACACCAGAGGAgccacacaggggagaaaccctTCAGGTGCACGCTGTGCGGAAAGAGATACTCTCAAAAAGGACATTTGTACACACACCAGCGGACACACACTGGGGAGAAGCCCTACCGCTGTCCTATTTGTGGAAAGGGCTTTATTCAGAAATGCACTCTGGATATGCATCAGCGTACACACACCGGAGAAAAACCTTTTGTTTGTAGCAGATGTGGCAAGGGCTTTACCAAGAACTGCAATCTCAAAAAACACCTTGCTGTGCATCTAGATCCTAGTTTTAGCATGTACGGCAGTGAATCTAGCGTGCCCACATTTAGCGGGACATTTGTAAACGGAACCACCT TCCGACAACAACCGGGCCTCGCCGCCGACATGATGTGCGACACGACGAACCGAAGTTTTCGTGCGCAGTTAGCCGCCGTCCTGGACAAGCTAACCAAGGCGGCTCTGCTCGAAATCGGCAGCCTCGCCGACGAGTGCTCGTCCGTTCTCCACAGCGAGATATCCCAGCACAAGTCGGAGAACGAGGCGCTGAAGAGGAGGTGCTACttgctggaggtgcagctgagAGCAGCGAGGGAGGCGCAGACTTACTCCGCTCATGTCAACAACGTCGGCCGGCGGCACCCCGCAG aacagcagcagctggctcCATCCATCGATGGAGTCTTCGGAAAGGACTGGTGCATGGATCTGTGGAGGGAAGATAAAATGCCTCCTCAAAGGAAAGAGACGGCCATGAGCAGCATGGGGGTTCAG GCGATCGATTTAATGCCGAGCGAACCCGACCTCGTCTTCGTCAAGGAGGAGATCTATGACGACCATCCCATCGGCCAGCAGATGAGGCTTCCGGATACTAGAAAAG TTGTGGGCATTTTTGACGAGGACAGCATGCTTCATAGATCCGTTGACGAGCTGCAGCTTCACTCTGGGCAATTAAGCAGCTTCCCCATGACAGCTGACAGTCAAGCGCAGCAACGCGCACAGCCGACAATTATGGACAAGCTGATAGACGACGCGACCATGAGCGCCCTGGTTGACGACACGCACGTCCCCCCGGCCCCCGGCGAATACTCAAACTACGCCAACCACATCCACCCGAGCGCGGCCAAAGAGTTCAACGGCGAGTCGAAACCGGCGAAGCCGACCAAGCGCTTCGAGTGCTTGTTCTGTGGGAAAATATTCAACTATCTGAGCAGTTTAAAAGTCCACATCAGGCGGCACTCCGGCGAGAAGCCGTTCAGCTGCTCGGTTTGCGGCAAGCGGTTTGCTCAGAAAACGTACCTGAAGCTGCACCAGCGCGTGCACTCCGGAGAGAAGCCCTACAGCTGCCCGGACTGTGGCAAAAGCTTCTCCCAGAAAAGCTCTCTGAACATACATCTTCGAACACACACGGGTGAAAAGCCCTACAGCTGTGTGGACTGTGGGAAATGTTACGCGTACAAGTACGGTTTAAATCACCACCAGTGTTTCCACTGA
- the colgalt1a gene encoding procollagen galactosyltransferase 1 isoform X2 → MQSLYHNVEWRPKEEPQHYRNEEGPKQWTDLRYEHVMKLRQVAMDSAREMWADYFMLADCDNLLTNPDVLWKLMQENKTIVAPMLESRAAYSNFWCGMTSQGYYKRTPAYIPIRKQFRKGCFAVPMVHSTFLIDLRKEASRQLAFHPPHPEYSWAFDDIIVFAFSARMADVQMFVCNKETYGYFPVPLRSHNTLQDEADSFLHSLLDVNVRNPPVMPSKYMRVPRKQPDKLGFDEVFMINLQRRTDRRERMMRALYHQGIECKVIAAVDGKATNISEIHAMGIHMLPGYNDPYHGRPLTKGELGCFLSHYNVWKEVAERRLHTSLVIEDDLRFEIFFKRRLMNLMREVEDEGLDWDLIYIGRKRMQVDHPEKAVPNIHSLVEADYSYWTLGYMISLQGAEKLLKAEPLKRVLPVDEFLPIMYNKHPVPAYMEQFETRDLKAFSAEPLLVYPTHYTGDQGYISDTETSTVWDNDKVRTDWDRARSGKTGEQAEISTEAQNSDVLQSALDSTARDEL, encoded by the exons ATGCAGAGCCTGTACCATAATGTGGAGTGGAGGCCAAAAGAGGAACCACA ACATTATCGGAACGAAGAGGGTCCGAAGCAATGGACCGACCTCCGTTATGAGCACGTTATGAAGCTGCGTCAAGTAGCAATGGATTCAGCTCGCGAGATGTGGGCGGACTACTTCATG TTGGCGGACTGCGATAACCTCCTCACCAACCCCGATGTGCTCTGGAAGCTCATGCAAGAGAACAAGACCATCGTCGCACCAATGCTTGAATCCCGTGCAGCCTATTCTAACTTCTGGTGTGGAATGACCTCTCAG GGTTACTATAAGCGCACTCCTGCCTACATACCCATAAGAAAGCAGTTCCGTAAGGGCTGTTTTGCAGTTCCCATGGTCCACTCCACTTTCCTGATAGACCTCAGGAAAGAGGCGTCCAGGCAGCTGGCCTTTCACCCGCCACACCCAGAATACAGCTGGGCCTTTGATGACATCATTGTGTTTGCGTTCTCCGCCCGGATGGCAG ATGTTCAAATGTTTGTATGTAACAAAGAGACCTATGGGTACTTCCCTGTGCCGCTGCGATCCCACAATACTTTGCAAGATGAAGCCGACAGCTTCTTGCACTCCTTGCTGGATGTTAATG TGCGAAATCCCCCAGTGATGCCTTCCAAATACATGCGTGTACCTAGAAAACAACCTGACAAACTGGGCTTTGATGAG GTGTTCATGATAAACCTGCAGAGGCGGACCGACCGCAGAGAACGTATGATGCGGGCTTTGTACCACCAGGGGATCGAGTGCAAGGTCATTGCAGCTGTAGATGGAAA AGCAACAAACATCAGTGAAATTCATGCAATGGGCATCCACATGCTCCCTGGATATAACGACCCATATCATGGTCGCCCACTGACAAAGGGAGAGCTGGGATGCTTCCTTTCCCACTATAACGTCTGGAaagag GTTGCGGAGCGACGCCTGCACACCTCCCTCGTGATCGAAGACGACCTGCGCTTTGAGATCTTCTTCAAGCGACGCTTGATGAACTTgatgagggaggtggaggatgaaGGACTGGACTGGGATCTCAT TTATATTGGTCGCAAGAGAATGCAAGTGGATCACCCGGAGAAAGCCGTGCCTAATATACACAGCCTTGTGGAGGCCGACTATTCGTATTGGACACTCGGCTATATGATCTCGTTACAAGGTGCGGAGAAGCTTCTGAAAGCAGAGCCACTTAAAAGGGTTTTGCCAGTGGACGAGTTTCTTCCCATCATGTACAATAAGCACCCTGT GCCCGCTTACATGGAGCAGTTTGAAACCAGGGACCTGAAGGCTTTTTCAGCCGAGCCTCTTCTTGTGTATCCAACTCACTACACGGGCGACCAGGGCTACATCAGCGACACTGAGACGTCCACGGTGTGGGACAACGACAAGGTCCGCACCGACTGGGACAGAGCGCGCTCAGGAAAGACCGGTGAGCAGGCCGAGATCAGCACCGAAGCCCAGAACTCGGATGTGCTGCAGTCGGCGttggacagtacagcacgggacgAGCTATGA
- the vac14 gene encoding protein VAC14 homolog, translating into MNTEKDFSPLTPNIVRALNDKLYEKRKVAALEIEKLVREFVAQNNSTQIRHVIQILASEFALSQHPHSRKGGLIGLAACSIALGKDSGLYLKELIEPVLTCFNDSDSRLRYYACEALYNIVKVARGAVLPHFNLLFDGLSKLSADPDPNVKSGSELLDRLLKDIVTESNKFDLVAFVPLLRERIYSNNQYARQFIISWIHVLESVPDIHLLDYLPEILDGLFQILGDNSKEIRRTCEVVLGEFLKEIKKTPSSVKFAEMANVLVIHCQVADETKLTNDLIQLTAMTWMREFIQLAGRVVLPYSSGILTAVLPCLSYDDRKKNTKEAASACNHSLMKLVTPEDDEEEDEEKSGGTGSPSKDDGRPVTEADSNDMLNASQESVGFSNISFFTPASADRPQVTLDLDGIVQVLDRHLHDSSTGMMTRIAVLKWLYHLYIKTPRKMFRHTDGLFPMLLKTLSDESDEVILKDLEVLAEIASSPAGQTDLAGSCDSADGKLELKVPGSKTGDSSPSTPSMNSYFYKFMINLLKRFCLERKLLEVRGAFIIRQLCLLLHAENIFHSMADILLKEEDLKFASTMVQTLNTILLTSAELFQLRNQLKDLHSQESCALFCCLYRSWCHNPVATVSLCFLTQNYKHAYDLIQRFGDLEVTVDFLMEVDKLVQLIESPIFTYLRLQLLDVENNPYLIKALYGLLMLLPQSQAFQLLSHRLRCVPNPELMRTVDESKHMDSKRQVSKRASHSPMDYNELLQHFDRVQCKHLEVRHQRSGRASDHPDRKLM; encoded by the coding sequence ATGAACACGGAGAAGGACTTTTCACCTCTGACGCCGAACATCGTCCGAGCTCTGAATGACAAACTGTACGAGAAGAGGAAAGTCGCAGCTCTAGAAATCGAGAAACTGGTGCGGGAGTTTGTGGCTCAGAACAACTCCACTCAGATCAGACATGTCATCCAGATCCTGGCCTCGGAGTTTGCGCTTTCCCAGCACCCCCACAGCCGGAAGGGGGGTCTCATCGGACTGGCGGCTTGCTCCATCGCCCTCGGCAAGGACTCCGGTCTGTATCTGAAGGAACTTATTGAGCCGGTGCTCACTTGCTTCAATGACTCGGACAGCCGTCTGCGGTACTACGCATGCGAGGCCCTCTATAATATAGTCAAGGTCGCCAGGGGCGCTGTGCTGCCCCACTTCAACCTGCTCTTTGACGGTCTCAGCAAGCTTTCTGCAGACCCGGACCCCAACGTGAAAAGCGGATCCGAACTCCTGGACAGACTCCTGAAAGACATTGTGACGGAGAGTAACAAGTTTGACCTAGTGGCGTTTGTCCCCCTGCTGAGAGAGAGGATCTACTCCAATAATCAATATGCGCGGCAGTTTATCATCTCCTGGATCCACGTTCTGGAGTCCGTTCCGGACATCCACCTGCTGGACTACCTCCCCGAGATCCTGGACGGGCTCTTCCAGATCCTGGGGGACAACAGCAAGGAGATCCGCAGAACGTGCGAGGTGGTGCTTGGAGAGTTCCTGAAGGAGATTAAAAAGACCCCTTCCAGTGTGAAATTTGCTGAGATGGCCAACGTCCTGGTCATCCACTGCCAGGTCGCGGACGAGACGAAGCTCACGAACGACCTGATCCAGCTGACGGCCATGACCTGGATGAGAGAGTTCATCCAGCTTGCGGGCAGAGTGGTTCTCCCCTACTCCTCTGGCATCCTAACCGCGGTGCTGCCCTGCCTTTCCTACGACGACCGGAAGAAGAACACCAAAGAAGCGGCCAGTGCCTGTAATCACAGTCTGATGAAGCTTGTGACTCCcgaggatgacgaggaagaggatgaggagaaaagTGGAGGCACGGGGTCGCCGTCCAAGGACGATGGCCGGCCCGTGACGGAGGCGGACAGCAACGACATGTTGAacgcatcgcaggaatctgtcGGTTTCAGTAACATCAGCTTCTTCACTCCAGCTAGCGCCGACAGGCCTCAGGTAACGCTGGACCTGGACGGCATCGTCCAGGTGTTGGACCGGCACCTCCACGACTCCTCCACTGGCATGATGACCCGCATCGCTGTGCTCAAATGGCTCTACCACCTTTACATCAAGACGCCGCGAAAAATGTTCCGCCACACCGACGGCCTGTTTCCCATGCTGCTGAAAACCCTGTCGGACGAGTCGGATGAGGTGATACTgaaagatctggaggtgttggCCGAGATAGCGTCGTCTCCGGCCGGCCAAACGGACCTAGCCGGGTCCTGCGACAGCGCTGACGGCAAACTGGAGCTCAAGGTCCCGGGCTCCAAAACGGGGGACTCGTCCCCGTCCACCCCCAGTATGAACTCCTATTTTTACAAGTTCATGATCAACCTGCTGAAACGCTTCTGTCTGGAGAGGAAGCTACTGGAGGTCAGAGGAGCCTTCATCATCCGGCAGCTCTGTCTGTTGCTCCACGCAGAGAATATCTTCCACTCCATGGCGGACATcctgctgaaggaggaggacctcAAATTCGCCTCCACCATGGTTCAGACGCTCAACACCATCCTGCTCACCTCGGCTGAGCTCTTCCAGTTACGCAACCAGCTGAAGGACCTGCACTCTCAGGAGAGCTGTGCCCTGTTTTGCTGCCTGTATCGCTCCTGGTGCCACAACCCCGTGGCCACCGTGTCGCTCTGCTTCCTCACGCAGAACTACAAACACGCCTACGATCTCATCCAGAGGTTCGGGGACCTGGAGGTGACGGTAGACTTCCTGATGGAGGTTGACAAGCTGGTGCAGCTGATAGAAAGCCCCATTTTCACGTACCTGCGGCTGCAGCTCCTGGATGTGGAGAACAACCCCTACCTGATAAAGGCGCTGTACggcctgctgatgctgctgccgcAGAGCCAGGCCTTCCAGCTGCTGTCCCACCGCTTGCGGTGCGTCCCCAACCCGGAGCTCATGAGGACTGTGGACGAGTCCAAGCACATGGACTCCAAACGGCAAGTCTCCAAACGTGCCTCTCACTCTCCGATGGATTAcaacgagctgctgcagcatTTCGACCGTGTTCAGTGCAAACACCTGGAGGTCCGACACCAACGCTCTGGGCGGGCTTCTGATCACCCCGACCGGAAGCTGATGTGA
- the pgls gene encoding 6-phosphogluconolactonase produces MAGRRVVVFPSSAELGPVLAQLVTSRAEKAIVAHGRFTLGLSGGSLASMLSKELLALPGLDCSKWVVGFCDERLVAFDDPESTYGLYKSQLFSKVNIPDSGILTIEPGLPVNECAEDYTRKLKEAFPGDNFPVFDLLLLGMGPDGHTCSLFPDHPLLEETEKIVAPISDSPKPPPQRVTMTFPVVNSAHCVAFVSTGGSKAPILKEVLEGRQGPALPAARVVPTSGELLWLVDNPAAASLTIQVERLESGAKL; encoded by the exons ATGGCTGGCAGAAGGGTGGTGGTCTTCCCCTCCTCGGCGGAGCTCGGTCCCGTGCTGGCCCAGCTGGTGACATCTCGGGCTGAGAAAGCCATCGTCGCTCATGGCAGGTTCACCCTGGGCCTCTCCGGAGGAAGCCTCGCGTCCATGCTCAGCAAAGAGCTGCTTGCTCTGCCGGGGCTGGACTGCAGCAAGTGGGTGGTCGGTTTCTGTGACGAGCGGCTGGTCGCCTTCGATGATCCCGAGAGCACCTACGGGCTGTACAAG AGTCAGCTGTTTTCCAAGGTCAACATCCCTGACAGCGGGATCTTAACCATTGAGCCCGGTCTGCCAGTCAACGAGTGTGCAGAGGATTACACCCGTAAACTGAAGGAG GCCTTTCCAGGTGATAACTTCCCAGTGTTTGACCTGTTGCTGCTTGGCATGGGGCCTGATGGACACACCTGTTCCCTCTTCCCAGATCACCCGCTGCTAGAG GAAACCGAGAAGATTGTGGCCCCCATCAGCGACTCTCCCAAACCACCGCCACAGCGCGTAACTATGACGTTTCCAGTGGTGAACTCCGCACACTGTGTGGCTTTTGTATCAACGGGAGGAAGCAAAGCGCCCATTTTGAAG gaAGTGCTGGAGGGCAGACAGGGTCCGGCGCTTCCAGCGGCCCGTGTTGTCCCGACCAGCGGCGAGCTGCTCTGGCTTGTCGACaaccctgctgctgcttccttaACTATCCAGGTAGAGAGGTTAGAATCAGGGGCCAAACTCTAG